The Mycolicibacterium parafortuitum nucleotide sequence CCTACCTCGGCCGCTCCATGCGCGAAGTCCACTCGCACCTGGCCATCACCGCCGAACATTTCGACCGCGTGGTGGCCCACCTGGCGGACACGCTGACCGACCTCGGGGTCAGCACGGACATCATCGAACAGATCGGCGCAAAGCTGGCTCCGCTCAAGGACGAGGTCGTCAGCACCGGTGACGCCGCGGCTCGCGCCGGATGAGCGTCACAGGCTGCGCGTGTAGCGCTGCACGAAGGTGCGCAACACCGTCATCGGGTGCGTGACGTCGTATCGGCGGGCGTCGTCCTTGAGGGCATCCGCGGTCTCGGGAGCGAAGTAGCCGTGGTTCTTGTACACGTCGATGCGGGTGTAGAGGCCGTCCATGTCGAGTTCGGGATGGAACTGGGTGGCGTAGACATTCGCGCCGACACGGAACGCCTGCACCGGGCAGTCCCGCGAACTGGCCAGCCGGACGACTCCCGCGGGCAACCGGGCCGCGGCTTCCTTGTGCCCGCCGTAGGCGTCGAACGTGTCCGGAAGCCCGGCGAACAGCGGATCGCGGTGGCCCTCGTCGGTCAGATGCACGGTGACCCCGCCGACCGGCTCACTGTGTACCCGGTCGATCTGGGCGCCGATCACCGCCCCGACAGTGCCGACGCCGTAACAACATCCGAGGAACGGGAAGTCGCGGGCGACGACCTCGGTGAGCAGCGCCACCAGCTCGCCCTCGACGCGGGTCTGGGTCGAGGACTTCGTCGCCGCGTCATCGCTGACGTTGTAGGGCCCGCCGCCGAGCATGATGCCGGACCACTGCGCGAGGTCCACCGTGCCGAGCTCCTGCTGGGTCAACCGGATGCGGCGCATCCCGGACTCGTCGAGCCCGCCGAATTGCATCATCGCCGCGTACTCGTCGTCTGCGGCTTCGTCCTCGGCGCGGATCGACAGCAGCAGAAACGGGGCGTCGGCCACGCGGTAAGCGTAACGAGATCGGCGCTGCCGGCCGGATCATTCCGGCTTGCGATACACGACCATCTCGCGTGACAGCACCCGCCGTACCCGAGGGTCGCGGCTGCACGCCACCGCGAACACCGTCAGCAGTATCCAACTCAGCAGTGCACTGGCGAACACCATCGTGAAGGCCGCCCAGGCTCCGCCGGTGAGCTCGGTGGACGCCTTGTATTTCGCCCACAGCCGCCAATAGATCATCAGGTTCACGGTCAGGCCGACGCCGTAGGAAATCGCGAACGACAACAGGAAGGGCCGCCACGTGCCATCGTGCCAACGCGCCGACACCGGCTCGTGCCGTAGGGGATACACCACCGACAACACGTTGCCGACCCCCAGCCAGATGAACACCATCGTCACCAACTGGTCGATCATCGGCACCGGGTTGACCTCACCGGCCACCGCGAGCAGCGCGATCACGGGCAGCCCCGCCGCGGTGATCATCGCAGCCATCGCCAGGTTCTTCGCCACCAGGATCCGCCACAGCGGTTCGCCGCGCTCCAGCATCTCGCGGACCCGAGCCGCCTCGAAACACAGCGCGTTGGTGCAGATCACGCTGCCCACGACGGCCGAGAACAGGTACAGCGTCAACCGTCCGGCGTCGTCGTATCGGGTCAGGCCGGTCAGGTGATAGAAGGTCACCATCGACAGCGCGATCGCCAACGTGACCACGATGCGCGCCAGGATCGCGCGGGGCCGGTCGGCCAGCAGGTGGCGCACCTCTTGCACGACGGGGCCGCGGAGCGACCCGAGCTGGGTCAGCAGGTTCCGCGCCGCGGCGCTTCGCACCGGCGCGCCGGCGGCCTCGGCCGTGGCGCGCCGGGCCGCCGCGACGGCGATCACGGCTTCGGCGAGTGCGACCCGGGCCAGACCGACGGCGACGACGGCGTTCGCGCGCGCCTCCTGTGGCGTCGCCGCGCGCGGAGCGTCGCCGGCGCGACTCTGCGCGCGGGTCCGCCACCACGGATTCGCCGCCGCCGCGGCGATGTCGGGACCGCCGTCGACCGCCGCGAGTTCGGCGTGCGCCCGACTTTCCTCCCGCGCCAGCGCCGCATCGTCATCCCAGTCCGCCGCCGCGGCGGCCGCGTCGAGGTGGCGCAGGGCGTCGGCGAGGTGTCGTAACTCGTCGGTCGGCATGGCGCACACTCAATCATGTCGCGGGCGGCTAGCTTGTCCGACAGTGAGAACGCTGATTGATTTCGACGACGCCCCGGTCTTCGCCATCCCGACCGAGACGGGGGTGCGCGAGGGCGTGCTGCTCGACGGACCGCAGGGCTGGGGCGAGTTCTGTCCGCCCCCTGATGCCGACGACGCCGGAGCGGCGCTGTGGCTGACCGCGGCGATGGAGCCGAGTACCGTCGGCTGGCCCGATGTATGGCGGGGCCGGGTTCCGGTGTCCGAGGGCCGATCGCGGCCCATCGTCGTGATCGACGACGTCGACGACGCCGTGGCGCGCATCGCCGCGCTGGGATCGGTCGAACTGGTGGAGCTGGTGTGCCGGACACCGCAGGACGCCGCGGCGGTCCGGGCCCGGGTCGGCGTGCCGGTGGCCGCCGACGCCGCGTTGCTGGCCGCGGACCGGGCGTGCGCGGACGTCGTGGTGCTGCGGTGCGGCCCGCTCGGGGGAGTGCGCCGGGCGCTGCGCCGCGCCGAGCGGTTGGCGCTGCCCGCGGTCGTCGACTTCACCGGGACGACGAGCATCGGGCTGGCCGCCGACGTGGCGCTGGCCGCGGCGCTGCCGGAGCTGCCCTACGCCTGCGGCCCGGTTCCGCCGTGGCTCCACGATGCCGACATCGTCTCTGCCGCACGGTCACTCGTACCCGCCGACGGGTTCCTGCCGGCGGCCCCGATGCCGGCCGCCCCGGATCCGGAGCGGCTGGCACGGTTTCAGGTCACCGATCCCGAGACGACCGCACGTTGCCGCGGCCTGCTGCACCGCGCCGCCGCACTGCTCTGACGGGTCAGTCCTGCTTGGTGATCAGCCGGGTCAGCGCCTCCCGATCGGGGGCCAACAGCTCGTCGATC carries:
- a CDS encoding group I truncated hemoglobin, translating into MSIFDHIGGPPAVTAAVDDFYRRLIADPVLTHYFDGVAMNRLKTHQRSFIAAALGGPEPYLGRSMREVHSHLAITAEHFDRVVAHLADTLTDLGVSTDIIEQIGAKLAPLKDEVVSTGDAAARAG
- a CDS encoding ABC transporter permease, with the translated sequence MPTDELRHLADALRHLDAAAAAADWDDDAALAREESRAHAELAAVDGGPDIAAAAANPWWRTRAQSRAGDAPRAATPQEARANAVVAVGLARVALAEAVIAVAAARRATAEAAGAPVRSAAARNLLTQLGSLRGPVVQEVRHLLADRPRAILARIVVTLAIALSMVTFYHLTGLTRYDDAGRLTLYLFSAVVGSVICTNALCFEAARVREMLERGEPLWRILVAKNLAMAAMITAAGLPVIALLAVAGEVNPVPMIDQLVTMVFIWLGVGNVLSVVYPLRHEPVSARWHDGTWRPFLLSFAISYGVGLTVNLMIYWRLWAKYKASTELTGGAWAAFTMVFASALLSWILLTVFAVACSRDPRVRRVLSREMVVYRKPE
- a CDS encoding O-succinylbenzoate-CoA synthase, whose amino-acid sequence is MRTLIDFDDAPVFAIPTETGVREGVLLDGPQGWGEFCPPPDADDAGAALWLTAAMEPSTVGWPDVWRGRVPVSEGRSRPIVVIDDVDDAVARIAALGSVELVELVCRTPQDAAAVRARVGVPVAADAALLAADRACADVVVLRCGPLGGVRRALRRAERLALPAVVDFTGTTSIGLAADVALAAALPELPYACGPVPPWLHDADIVSAARSLVPADGFLPAAPMPAAPDPERLARFQVTDPETTARCRGLLHRAAALL
- a CDS encoding glutamine amidotransferase — encoded protein: MADAPFLLLSIRAEDEAADDEYAAMMQFGGLDESGMRRIRLTQQELGTVDLAQWSGIMLGGGPYNVSDDAATKSSTQTRVEGELVALLTEVVARDFPFLGCCYGVGTVGAVIGAQIDRVHSEPVGGVTVHLTDEGHRDPLFAGLPDTFDAYGGHKEAAARLPAGVVRLASSRDCPVQAFRVGANVYATQFHPELDMDGLYTRIDVYKNHGYFAPETADALKDDARRYDVTHPMTVLRTFVQRYTRSL